AGGGCGCAACAGGAAGGCTTGCCGCCGATCTTACCGGGGGTTCCCACTGCCCAGGCGACCAATAACGCTACCGTTCAGCCGACTCAGCCCAACCAAACCACTCCTCAGAATCGACCCAGCCAAACTACTTCATTGCCAACTACAACCGCAACCCGATCGCCTGCACCCAGCGCCCCAAAGCCCACTCCCTCAATCATCTATCGAGTGCTGGTAGTTGCGGTTTCCCCCGATGCTGTGCCCAAACTACAGCAAATTGTACCGACTGCATTTTCTACTCAACATAATGGTCAACCTGCCGTTCAGGTGGGAGCCTATGGCGATCGTGACCTTGCCGATCAGCAGGTGTCTCAATTGAATGCGGCTGGCTATCGGGCAGAAGTTGTCACCATCAGGCCATAGATGCTTAACGTTGATTTGCCTGTATGCCTCTTGATGCCTCTTGATGCCTCTTGATGCCTGTAATTCTCAATTTTTCCCAATGCATGAAATAGTTATTCCTGGTCTGGCGATCGCCTCCGGTGCAATTGCCTTGCTCTATCTTGGTATCTGTCTATATCTCTGGCTGCGACAGAGGCAGATGATTATACTGCCAGGGAAAATTCTGGCCGCAGAACCAGGATTAACTGAGCCAGGAAGCAAGCCTAGCGATTTGGGGATGGATTATGAAGAAGTCTGGTTACCAATAGAGATCGATCGGCATCACAACCCTATCAGCCTCAAAAATCCCAATCAAGACGGCAGATTGCATGGTTGGTGGATTCCTAATGATTCGGGTAATTCTGAGCGTGTGTTGCTTTATTTACATGGAAATTCTGGCAAGATCAACAATAACCTGGATAAGGCGAGTCGGTTTCACCAGCTTGGTTTTGCGATCTTGATCTTTGATTATCGCGGTTTTGGTCGCAGCGAGGGAGATTTCCCCAGCGAACAAAGTCTGTATGCCGATACTCAAGTGGCTTTAGATTTTTTGCTTCACACCAAGCAAATCCCACCAAACAATATCTATTTATATGGACATTCCTTAGGTGGGGCGATCGCCATTGAGCAAGCTACTAAAACACCAGAGCTAGCGGGTCTAATTATTGAGGCTTCTTTTACTTCCATGCTGGCAATGGCAACTGCTAATCCCAGATACCAAATTTTTCCGATCGATTTACTCCTGAATCAGCGGTTTGATTCGATCGCCAAACTCCCAACCCTAAAAATGCCAATCCTTTATATCCACGGTACTGATGATGAGGATGTACCGGCCCATATGAGTGAGGAGTTATATGCAGCTACCCATGCACCCAAGCAATTGCTGATCGTAAAGGGCGCGAATCATGTCAATGTGGCCACGATCGATCATCATGGCTATTTGGCCGCAGTCAAGAAATTGATTGCCCAGGTGGAACAAGTACAAGCATCAATTTAGCATCACTAATTGAGCAATATTGATCAAAATTCATCAATACTAGCAAACAAGGAATACAGAAACAGAAATCAATATTAATTGTTTATATCAGACTACTTATATCAGACTACCTTAAATTGTAATCGGGGAATCTACATAGATGGTCGGTTCATCAATATCAAAGGCGATCCCATATTCCTTGAGCGTGAACGTAATATTTTGGGTCGCAATATCCAAAAGCTGGCGGCGTAAATCCATTGATACTTCACCCGATCCGAGAATAAAGAAAGTGACCTGGGCTTTCGTTTGATCCCGCAAGCCATTGCCATTGTGATCAACTTCCCTGAAAACCACATCAGTGCTGCGCGTGTCGATCCCAAAAATATCCTTGGTACTATCAATAATTACCTGGCTAATCAGCGCCCTTTCATCATTGGGGATGTTGCGATAGAAGGTCAGATAAAGGATCGACATCACCTTCTTGGCTCCGGTGAAGTTCTCAATGTTAGTAGAAGTCAAGTTGCTATTGGGCACTACTAACAATGTGCCTTTGCCAGAGGTGCGAATTTTAGTCGATCGCAGGCCGATCGATTCCACCTTGCCGAATGTGCCATCGGGCAAGCCAATGTAATCATCAACGGTAAAGGGTTTGTCGATGTAGATCACGATCCCACCTAATAATTGCTCCAGGGTCTTTTGAGCCGCAAAGGCGATCGCTAAACCACCCACCCCCAAACTGGCCACCAGACCAATCACATTGATTGCATGACTCTGGGCAAACAGGATAATCGCAAGCACCACAATCAAGAAATTGGCCAAAAACTTGCCTACGATCAGGATCTCGCTATTTACCTTACGGCTACTTTTGAAGGCCAGATCGAGCAGGTAAACATCAAAAAACTGAATAAACAACCGCGAGCCCAGCCACGCACCCACGATCGTGATCGACAGACTCACCGCCAGCTCAATCAAGGTAAACCAGCCGCCATCGGGAATTAGAATAATCGCTACTTCGCCCACTGTCAGCGCCACCAAAATACCAATTAGATTTTGATAGGGGCCAGCGATCTTGCGATATACTGCTGCGGCCTTGGGCGAGAACAAAACAGAGAGCGCAAAATTAATGATTGAATATACCGATCGACCACTGAGGAAGGCAAATAATACTGCCACCAGTGACCCACCCAGCACAATGCCTAGTTTGATTGCAATATTGGGGATGGCGATCGCATCGATCGATTCAAGGATTTGGGTATCATTCATCGTGCTTAGACTCCTGGTTTAGGGGCGATCGGTTTGGCAGTTTGGCTGGCGCAGTTTGATCATAGCTCGCCAATTTGGGTATCATGAGTATTAATTTTGTTTTAACATAATACATACAATAAACCCATAGCCACTGTAAGCTAAATCACCGTTAGGATTGAGATGATGCCAAGCTAGCCAGGATTTATGATCGCATTCGCATTCCTACTTGAAGTTCGCCTCAGCCAAGGAAGGAAATAGCAATGACCGGCGCTGAAATTGCCTAAGTGCTTACTATTTAGGGATTTTAATCGTAAACGTTGCCCCCTGTCCTGGCTCAGAAGTACAAATCAACTTGCCACCATGTTTTTCGGTAATAATTTGATAGCTAATTGATAACCCCAGTCCAGTGCCAGCCCCAACCGGCTTGGTAGTGAAGAAAGGATCGAATAGCTTGGCAGCCACTTCCTTGCTCATGCCAGGTCCGTTATCAGCGATCTCAATGATCACCCAGTCCCCTTCCGCTCTGGTAGAAATCTTGATCTGACTGGGGTTTGCTTTGATTTGCTCGATGCTGCGGTTCTGATTGAACTCGGTGAGGGCATCGATCGCATTAGAAATAATGTTCATAAACACTTGATTGAGTTGCCCAGGGAAGCAATCGACCAATGGCAATTGCCCATATTCCTTCATTACTTCAATCCCAGTATGATCGCCCTTGTCCTTGAGGCGATTGTGTAAGATTAGCAAGGTGCTATCCAGCCCTTCATGGATATCCACACTCTTGGCTTCGGCTTCATCCAGACGCGAGAAATTACGCAATGATTTCACGATTTCCTGAATCCGTTGCGCACCAAACTTCATCGACCTCAGGAGGTTGGGTAAATCTTCCTTAAGGAAATCTAGCTCAATGTCTTCTTTTTCCTGTTCAATTGCTGGTGCTGGATCGGGATATTGCGATTCGTATAGTTGCACCAGTCCTAGCAGGTCTTGGGAATAGTTCTCGGCATGGGTGACGTTGCCATAGATAAAGTTAACTGGATTATTAATTTCGTGGGCGACCCCTGCCACCATCTGTCCCAGGCTCGACATCTTTTCGCCCTGGATTAGCTGTACCTGAGTTTTCTTTAGCTCTTGCAGGGTCTCTTGTAAGACGTGGTTATTGGATTGCAGTTCATGGGTGCGATCTTTAACTTTTTGTTCTAATGTATGGCTATACTCTTCTAACTGAGCCTTGGATGCGGCGAGGGAATCTTTGGCTGAGGCAAGTTTACGGGTGCGATCGCTTAGATTCTTCTCAACTTTACCTAAGAACACATAGGATAAACTGACTAAGCCAGTGCCTATGCCTAGAGTTAAGATTAAGGCAATTAAGGAACTCTGTCTTGCTTGCTGTACATCTACGGAAATATCTTTGAGTGCAACAATATATCCTATTTTAGTACCATTAATATCATTGAAGGGAAAGGCAATAACCTGACGGGTCTGCCCATTTTGATTAATTCGGATCTGTTCTGTCTCTGGATTAATGTTTTCGATCAACTCAGACACCTCAACCGGGATTTCGGCGATCGTTGTGTCGATAATCACAGAGTCAGTAAATTCATCCCAATTGGACTGCCGACCTAGCTTTCTATTCCGGGCATCCCATCGCTGTGCATCAAGAAAGCTTTTATCAACAACTATGATTAGCTCTACATTCAAGATGTCATGGATACGTCTGGCGATATCCTCAAATTCGATGCCCAGTTCCAAATAGCCGATCAGGTTGCCTGCACGAGGATCAGCAAAGAGATCGGCGATCAACAGATCGGCAAAATCACTGCGCCAGGGATAGACCAATCGCAGTACCGGATTACCAGTCGGTCCTTGTTCCAGTCCAGCGCTGGGTTTTCCTGTGCGTTCAGCCGTTTGAATTGTGCTTCGATCGATCAGATCGCCTTTTTGTTCTTTATGTAGTCGCAAAAAATTGTGCCGATCCGGTTGGTGAAAATAAAAATGAGTGATTTCATGCTTGGTTCGAAATTGCTCAAATATTGGCTGAGCTTGCTCAACTAAGCCTTGCCGATCTAATCTCGCTAGGGCATCAGCTAGATCCCGATCGCGGATGATTACCTCCATCGCCGTGTCCATTTTGGCTACATCTCGTTCCATTTCGTCTTGCATTAACTCCTGCACCTGTTGGGTAGTGACCACTTCTATTTGCTCCACTTCATGGCGATGCTGTCGCCAGAAGATGCCTAAGAAGGTGCCTTGAAGCAACAAAATTGCGATGATTAGAGGAGGCAAAATTTTGCTCCTAACCGCTTCACGTTTGATCGGTGGAGTTGTTAACTGAGGCTTTTCTTTTGGTAAGATGCTTAGTTTCGCTATAGAACTACTTGCAGATGTTTTCATTGTCTAAGGCTTAAATAATAATTGCTGATTACAGGACTAAACATCTAGTCAGTAGCTCAGGAAATACTTTGACCCCGGTTTGTTGAGTTGTAAAATTAATTGCCACACATTAAAAGTAGGCTCTGAGCCTAGAGTTAAGTAGATTTAAGATTTTGGAACTGAATTACTGTGCCCCCGCTAAAGTAGCTCATTCCCATCGATAAAACTAATACCTAAATATTAACATTAGATCTGTTGCCAACGTCCCATGTGATTGCATCAAGTCCAGTTAAATACAACTTTAGCTACTGCTTCTTAATTGTTCTTATTACTAGGTTTGGTCACTTCGTTA
The sequence above is a segment of the Pseudanabaena sp. PCC 7367 genome. Coding sequences within it:
- a CDS encoding alpha/beta hydrolase; this encodes MHEIVIPGLAIASGAIALLYLGICLYLWLRQRQMIILPGKILAAEPGLTEPGSKPSDLGMDYEEVWLPIEIDRHHNPISLKNPNQDGRLHGWWIPNDSGNSERVLLYLHGNSGKINNNLDKASRFHQLGFAILIFDYRGFGRSEGDFPSEQSLYADTQVALDFLLHTKQIPPNNIYLYGHSLGGAIAIEQATKTPELAGLIIEASFTSMLAMATANPRYQIFPIDLLLNQRFDSIAKLPTLKMPILYIHGTDDEDVPAHMSEELYAATHAPKQLLIVKGANHVNVATIDHHGYLAAVKKLIAQVEQVQASI
- a CDS encoding mechanosensitive ion channel family protein, yielding MNDTQILESIDAIAIPNIAIKLGIVLGGSLVAVLFAFLSGRSVYSIINFALSVLFSPKAAAVYRKIAGPYQNLIGILVALTVGEVAIILIPDGGWFTLIELAVSLSITIVGAWLGSRLFIQFFDVYLLDLAFKSSRKVNSEILIVGKFLANFLIVVLAIILFAQSHAINVIGLVASLGVGGLAIAFAAQKTLEQLLGGIVIYIDKPFTVDDYIGLPDGTFGKVESIGLRSTKIRTSGKGTLLVVPNSNLTSTNIENFTGAKKVMSILYLTFYRNIPNDERALISQVIIDSTKDIFGIDTRSTDVVFREVDHNGNGLRDQTKAQVTFFILGSGEVSMDLRRQLLDIATQNITFTLKEYGIAFDIDEPTIYVDSPITI
- a CDS encoding sensor histidine kinase is translated as MPPLIIAILLLQGTFLGIFWRQHRHEVEQIEVVTTQQVQELMQDEMERDVAKMDTAMEVIIRDRDLADALARLDRQGLVEQAQPIFEQFRTKHEITHFYFHQPDRHNFLRLHKEQKGDLIDRSTIQTAERTGKPSAGLEQGPTGNPVLRLVYPWRSDFADLLIADLFADPRAGNLIGYLELGIEFEDIARRIHDILNVELIIVVDKSFLDAQRWDARNRKLGRQSNWDEFTDSVIIDTTIAEIPVEVSELIENINPETEQIRINQNGQTRQVIAFPFNDINGTKIGYIVALKDISVDVQQARQSSLIALILTLGIGTGLVSLSYVFLGKVEKNLSDRTRKLASAKDSLAASKAQLEEYSHTLEQKVKDRTHELQSNNHVLQETLQELKKTQVQLIQGEKMSSLGQMVAGVAHEINNPVNFIYGNVTHAENYSQDLLGLVQLYESQYPDPAPAIEQEKEDIELDFLKEDLPNLLRSMKFGAQRIQEIVKSLRNFSRLDEAEAKSVDIHEGLDSTLLILHNRLKDKGDHTGIEVMKEYGQLPLVDCFPGQLNQVFMNIISNAIDALTEFNQNRSIEQIKANPSQIKISTRAEGDWVIIEIADNGPGMSKEVAAKLFDPFFTTKPVGAGTGLGLSISYQIITEKHGGKLICTSEPGQGATFTIKIPK